From Rhodamnia argentea isolate NSW1041297 chromosome 10, ASM2092103v1, whole genome shotgun sequence, a single genomic window includes:
- the LOC115739115 gene encoding calcium sensing receptor, chloroplastic isoform X2 produces the protein MSTLPVCSATPSCSLHSQNSLNGGLQSLNLFHKDFNHGCFLRDKVFPASLDGKSLQRHACRTQATQLSYVDIDNGVGKSVWSSSIATTREPYEGESWHLRFVESSELPSIQEGGIEFTDQPAENASTVLESMDVGKVSFPDVAPDIAVSVDEPLSLSTNSIGGVKSSAEDIFSKVTDSINELVNKGESTLRSSLDSIYSSVGTAIKGANDAIDNASTKVFTNANQMGEAAGDRYTNITSDLKVAATKAAIAGVDVLRQTIVVLEDSLTKGASFIVYSYSSAKQSLPPDFRDRLNFSEEKTMEILKPVGVAFQQVYMAIEELERSLGLDPNDPIVPFALFLGTASTFWAFYWAWTYSGYSGDLSPNSTLELLMGKDGAVLIDVRPEVLRETDGIPDLRRAARFRYSSVSPPGIDGSLRKLLKGGRNVEDSLAAVVIRNLKIVQDRSKVIILDADGSRAKGIARSLRKLGIQKSYLVQGGFQSWVKQGLRIKELKPETTLTVLNEEAEAILEEINPSPLQLFASGVGLLAALYALVEWEKTLQFIGVVGLGQTIYRRLASYGGSEDLKQDLRLLAAPVKVGAEAFAWAAGKLETNGLGLPTSPSSSDVQNRVLQAAARHESQPSDDPEIESLPAESLSPGGESADLSEA, from the exons ATGTCGACGTTGCCCGTCTGCTCGGCTACTCCTAGCTGTTCTCTGCACAGCCAG AATTCGCTAAATGGAGGACTGCAATCTTTGAACTTGTTCCATAAGGACTTCAACCACGGATGCTTTTTGAGGGACAAGGTTTTTCCAGCTTCACTAGACGGAAAGAGCCTTCAAAGACATGCCTGTAGAACGCAGGCTACTCAGCTATCCTATGTTGACATTGACAACGGCGTTGGAAAATCAGTCTGGAGTTCTTCCATAGCAACTACCAGGGAGCCATACGAGGGGGAGAGTTGGCATCTGAGATTTGTGGAAAGTTCCGAGCTGCCTTCCATTCAAGAAGGAGGGATAGAATTTACTGATCAACCAGCTGAAAATGCTTCCACAGTTTTGGAATCGATGGATGTTGGAAAAGTATCATTTCCTGATGTAGCACCAGATATTGCTGTCTCAGTTGATGAGCCCCTTTCCCTAAGTACTAACTCGATAGGCGGTGTGAAATCCAGTGCTGAGGATATATTTTCCAAAGTCACAGATTCCATCAATGAGTTAGTAAACAAGGGAGAAAGCACTCTGAGAAGCTCTTTAGATTCAATTTATTCCTCGGTGGGAACTGCTATCAAAGGAGCTAATGATGCAATAGATAATGCTTCCACCAAAGTGTTCACTAATGCGAATCAGATGGGAGAAGCAGCTGGTGATAGATACACAAATATCACAAGTGATCTTAAAGTAGCAGCAACTAAGGCAGCTATTGCTGGTGTTGATGTGCTGAGACAGACAATAGTTGTGCTGGAGGATTCTTTGACCAAGGGTGCTTCTTTTATTGTCTATTCTTATAGTTCGGCCAAGCAATCGCTCCCTCCGGATTTTAGAGATAGACTTAATTTttcagaagaaaaaacaatggaAATTCTGAAACCTGTTGGAGTTGCTTTTCAACAG GTTTACATGGCAATTGAGGAGCTGGAGAGAAGTCTTGGTTTGGACCCAAATGATCCAATTGTTCCCTTTGCTCTTTTCCTTGGCACTGCTTCCACCTTTTG GGCATTTTACTGGGCATGGACATACAGTGGTTATTCTGGAGATTTATCTCCCAACTCAACGTTAGAGCTCTTAATGGGAAAGGATGGTGCTGTACTTATTGATGTTCGGCCTGAG GTGCTTAGAGAAACTGATGGCATTCCTGACCTTCGGCGTGCTGCTCGTTTTCGTTATTCAAGTGTATCCCCACCTGGG ATTGATGGCTCTTTGAGGAAGCTCCTAAAAGGTGGTAGAAATGTTGAAGACTCCTTAGCTGCAGTTGTCATTCGGAACTTGAAGATAGTTCAG GACAGGTCAAAGGTAATAATTTTGGATGCAGATGGCTCCCGAGCAAAAGGGATTGCTAGATCTTTGAGAAAACTTGGAATTCAG AAATCATACTTGGTCCAAGGTGGCTTCCAATCTTGGGTGAAACAGGGTCTCCGTATTAAGGAGCTCAAACCTGAGACAACACTTACTGTACTCAATGAG GAGGCTGAGGCAATACTGGAGGAGATCAACCCTTCTCCTTTGCAACTTTTTGCTTCTGGTGTG GGTCTTCTGGCTGCATTGTACGCGCTTGTCG agtgGGAGAAGACTTTACAATTTATTGGAGTTGTCGGCCTCGGCCAG ACAATTTATCGGCGGCTTGCTTCTTATGGGGGCTCAGAAGATTTAAAGCAAGACCTGAG GTTGCTGGCTGCTCCTGTTAAAGTTGGGGCTGAAGCTTTTGCTTGGGCTGCTGGCAAATTGGAAACGAACGGCCTTGGACTGCCAACATCACCCTCATCCTCAGATGTGCAAAATCGGGTCCTACAGGCCGCTGCGAGGCAtgaatctcagccgtccgatgaTCCTGAAATCGAAAGCCTTCCTGCAGAATCACTCTCTCCCGGCGGTGAGAGTGCCGATCTCTCTGAAGCATGA
- the LOC115739115 gene encoding calcium sensing receptor, chloroplastic isoform X1, with product MSTLPVCSATPSCSLHSQNLQNSLNGGLQSLNLFHKDFNHGCFLRDKVFPASLDGKSLQRHACRTQATQLSYVDIDNGVGKSVWSSSIATTREPYEGESWHLRFVESSELPSIQEGGIEFTDQPAENASTVLESMDVGKVSFPDVAPDIAVSVDEPLSLSTNSIGGVKSSAEDIFSKVTDSINELVNKGESTLRSSLDSIYSSVGTAIKGANDAIDNASTKVFTNANQMGEAAGDRYTNITSDLKVAATKAAIAGVDVLRQTIVVLEDSLTKGASFIVYSYSSAKQSLPPDFRDRLNFSEEKTMEILKPVGVAFQQVYMAIEELERSLGLDPNDPIVPFALFLGTASTFWAFYWAWTYSGYSGDLSPNSTLELLMGKDGAVLIDVRPEVLRETDGIPDLRRAARFRYSSVSPPGIDGSLRKLLKGGRNVEDSLAAVVIRNLKIVQDRSKVIILDADGSRAKGIARSLRKLGIQKSYLVQGGFQSWVKQGLRIKELKPETTLTVLNEEAEAILEEINPSPLQLFASGVGLLAALYALVEWEKTLQFIGVVGLGQTIYRRLASYGGSEDLKQDLRLLAAPVKVGAEAFAWAAGKLETNGLGLPTSPSSSDVQNRVLQAAARHESQPSDDPEIESLPAESLSPGGESADLSEA from the exons ATGTCGACGTTGCCCGTCTGCTCGGCTACTCCTAGCTGTTCTCTGCACAGCCAG AACTTGCAGAATTCGCTAAATGGAGGACTGCAATCTTTGAACTTGTTCCATAAGGACTTCAACCACGGATGCTTTTTGAGGGACAAGGTTTTTCCAGCTTCACTAGACGGAAAGAGCCTTCAAAGACATGCCTGTAGAACGCAGGCTACTCAGCTATCCTATGTTGACATTGACAACGGCGTTGGAAAATCAGTCTGGAGTTCTTCCATAGCAACTACCAGGGAGCCATACGAGGGGGAGAGTTGGCATCTGAGATTTGTGGAAAGTTCCGAGCTGCCTTCCATTCAAGAAGGAGGGATAGAATTTACTGATCAACCAGCTGAAAATGCTTCCACAGTTTTGGAATCGATGGATGTTGGAAAAGTATCATTTCCTGATGTAGCACCAGATATTGCTGTCTCAGTTGATGAGCCCCTTTCCCTAAGTACTAACTCGATAGGCGGTGTGAAATCCAGTGCTGAGGATATATTTTCCAAAGTCACAGATTCCATCAATGAGTTAGTAAACAAGGGAGAAAGCACTCTGAGAAGCTCTTTAGATTCAATTTATTCCTCGGTGGGAACTGCTATCAAAGGAGCTAATGATGCAATAGATAATGCTTCCACCAAAGTGTTCACTAATGCGAATCAGATGGGAGAAGCAGCTGGTGATAGATACACAAATATCACAAGTGATCTTAAAGTAGCAGCAACTAAGGCAGCTATTGCTGGTGTTGATGTGCTGAGACAGACAATAGTTGTGCTGGAGGATTCTTTGACCAAGGGTGCTTCTTTTATTGTCTATTCTTATAGTTCGGCCAAGCAATCGCTCCCTCCGGATTTTAGAGATAGACTTAATTTttcagaagaaaaaacaatggaAATTCTGAAACCTGTTGGAGTTGCTTTTCAACAG GTTTACATGGCAATTGAGGAGCTGGAGAGAAGTCTTGGTTTGGACCCAAATGATCCAATTGTTCCCTTTGCTCTTTTCCTTGGCACTGCTTCCACCTTTTG GGCATTTTACTGGGCATGGACATACAGTGGTTATTCTGGAGATTTATCTCCCAACTCAACGTTAGAGCTCTTAATGGGAAAGGATGGTGCTGTACTTATTGATGTTCGGCCTGAG GTGCTTAGAGAAACTGATGGCATTCCTGACCTTCGGCGTGCTGCTCGTTTTCGTTATTCAAGTGTATCCCCACCTGGG ATTGATGGCTCTTTGAGGAAGCTCCTAAAAGGTGGTAGAAATGTTGAAGACTCCTTAGCTGCAGTTGTCATTCGGAACTTGAAGATAGTTCAG GACAGGTCAAAGGTAATAATTTTGGATGCAGATGGCTCCCGAGCAAAAGGGATTGCTAGATCTTTGAGAAAACTTGGAATTCAG AAATCATACTTGGTCCAAGGTGGCTTCCAATCTTGGGTGAAACAGGGTCTCCGTATTAAGGAGCTCAAACCTGAGACAACACTTACTGTACTCAATGAG GAGGCTGAGGCAATACTGGAGGAGATCAACCCTTCTCCTTTGCAACTTTTTGCTTCTGGTGTG GGTCTTCTGGCTGCATTGTACGCGCTTGTCG agtgGGAGAAGACTTTACAATTTATTGGAGTTGTCGGCCTCGGCCAG ACAATTTATCGGCGGCTTGCTTCTTATGGGGGCTCAGAAGATTTAAAGCAAGACCTGAG GTTGCTGGCTGCTCCTGTTAAAGTTGGGGCTGAAGCTTTTGCTTGGGCTGCTGGCAAATTGGAAACGAACGGCCTTGGACTGCCAACATCACCCTCATCCTCAGATGTGCAAAATCGGGTCCTACAGGCCGCTGCGAGGCAtgaatctcagccgtccgatgaTCCTGAAATCGAAAGCCTTCCTGCAGAATCACTCTCTCCCGGCGGTGAGAGTGCCGATCTCTCTGAAGCATGA